The DNA window AACGGCTCCAACTCGCGCATCTACAAGCTGGGCTGGGACAACGGCTCGTCCTTCACCGTGATCGGCACCGACGGCGGCCTGCTGGAGAAGCCGCTGCAGCGGCCATACGTCACCCTGGCCCCGGCCGAGCGCGTCGAGCTGTGGGTAGATTTCAGCCAGCGGGCGGTGGGCAGCGAGGTGGTCCTGCAAAGCCAGCCATTCATCGCTCCAGAGGGCATGACGGGCGGTGGGGGCCGAGGAATGATGGGCAGGACTCCCACAGCGCTGCCTTTGGGCGAGCGCTATCCCATTATGACCGTGCGCGTCGAGAGCCAGTCGGACGAGCGCCTGGCCCTGCCCGAACGCCTTTCCACCATCGAACGCTTGTCGCCGCAGGACGCCACCCAAACACGGCGCGTCGCTTTGCGCATGCAGCCGCCGCGCGGTTGGACGCTCAACGGCCGATCCTTCGAGATGACTGCCGTCGCCCGGGACGAGCGAGTGCGGTTGGGCAGCAGCGAGATATGGGAGTTCGTGAACGAAGGCGGGGGCATGGGCGGCATGATGGGCGGGGGCATGATGACCTTACCACATCCCATGCACATGCACGGCGAGCAATTCCAGGTGCTGGATCGCCAGGTGAATCGGGGCGGGCGCGCGGCCTGGGAGAGTCTCAGCGGCGGCTTTGTGGACGAGGGCTGGAAGGACACCGTGTTGGTGATGCCGGGCGAGCGCGTGAAAGTCATCCGCCGTTTCGACGATTTTACCGGCCTCTTCCTCTACCACTGCCACAACCTAGAGCACGAAGACATGGGCATGATGCGCAACTTCGAGGTCGTCGCCTGACCTTACCGGATTATCATCTGCGCCCGACCACCCCCATCACCCTGGCGGTAGCCCCCGCACGCCAGCAGAAACTGCGCGGCGCTGTGATGGCGGGTATGGGCTACCAGGACATTCGACCAATCACCAGGAGATAACAAATTTGAATTCGACAGACAAAAACCCACCCATCACGCCTTTCCTGCGAACGTTCACGCTGATCGAGACATTGGTGCTCATCGGCGCCGGCTTTGGCCTGTTTCTTTTACCAGCAATCACCCGGCCAGTATGGCCCTGGCAGATTGCTCCTTTCAATGCAGGCTTCCTGGGGGCCATTTATCTGGGAGCCATGGTCCCGGTGGCCTTTATGTATCTTACAGGGCGCTGGTCGCCGACCCGACCGGTGCTGAGGGCCATTTTTACATTCACGTTTATCGTCCTGGCCGTCTCGATTTTGCACATTGAGCAATTCGATTTCAGGTCATGGTCTGTCTGGGCCTGGTTTGCACTGTATATCACCCTTCCGTTGAGTGCAGGCTATCATTCGTGGCTCTACCGTTCGATGCCCACCACCCACCTGAACCCCGTACCTCGAAGCTGGCGCACGATCTTGCTTGTCACCAGTTTCCTGCTCACCCTATACGGCCTCGGCTTGCTGCTCTTTCCATCTGTTTTCAGCAGCATATTCCCCTGGAAACTGGACGTATTTCACAGCCAGCTTTACAGTGCCACGTTCATTACCGGCGGCGTGATGATGTATTCCGTAGCGAAGGCCGCCACGCCCGCTGAATTCATCGCCGCCGGGCTGACTGAGGCCACATTCAGCATCTTTTCGATTTTGGGGTTGATTGTGGTGGATTTGAGCGTAAAGAAAATCGACTGGACTGCACCGAACACCCTGATCTGGCTGGCATTATTGGCTGCTTTGGCGGCGCTGGGCATCGCCATGATTGTGGCGGGAAAACGCCAGGTTCCCCGGGCGGAGCTGAACCCGAGCCCGGCAGAATAATAGGGCGCGGCTCATCGTGTTCAACCAACAACTTGACCCTAACAATCTCTTTGAGGGCGGTGATCTCGCTCCCCTCACCAACGCGGCTCGGGAACAGAACGTCACCATCGTCTGTGGGCTGAACGAGCTTCCCGCAGACCACAGCGAATTGACGCGGACGAGTTCTTGCTCACCAAGATCTCAAAACACGATGACCTTGTCCGCGTCCAGCGCCCAATCGCCCATCAGACTCAGACCGCTATCCAGCACATTTTCGATTTTGTCTTCAGGCCCGATCCCGCGGGCCTCGCAGCAAGAGCCTCAGGTCGCCACCTTTCCTCGCCGGGCCAGGGATTTGAGCATGCGTTCCACGTTGTAGTACCCATTCGGCGTGGTCTGGCCCTTGCGGGCGCACTGCACCCCATCGCCGATCAGAAAGATGCGAACGGCGACTTGCGGGCGCTTGATCAAATTCAATGCAAGACGCAAGCCGTTGTACGCTCGTTCGTTGCCGTACGGCCCGTCATTGATGATGAAAAGGACGCTTTGTGACATGGTTCTCTCCCTCCCTGATTTGCTGGTCGAGTAATATGATCTTATCATATATCCTCAACCGTCAGGCAAGGTATCTTTGACGGTGACGATGAAACCCTGGCGAGAGGGGTCTCGGCAGGGACAAGCAGCGGGATCGGCCGGATCCAGATCGTGGTTTCCCGAGGTGGGCGGCATGACATCGGGATCCTCTTGGCGCAGGCAGCGTGAGTTAC is part of the Chloroflexota bacterium genome and encodes:
- a CDS encoding DsrE family protein; this translates as MSQSVLFIINDGPYGNERAYNGLRLALNLIKRPQVAVRIFLIGDGVQCARKGQTTPNGYYNVERMLKSLARRGKVAT